A window from Mycoplasma phocoeninasale encodes these proteins:
- the alaS gene encoding alanine--tRNA ligase, protein MLSSKQIRQMWLDFFKSKGHLVVESKSLIPQNDPSLLWINSGVATLKDYFSGKKVPPAKRITNSQKSIRTNDIENVGITARHHTFFEMLGNFSIGDYFKKEAIEFGYEFIFDVLKLAKDKIYITYFSEDTDTYNFWVKCGIDPSHMIKGSRETNFWDVGQGPCGPDTEIFFDRGEKYDKRGIELLINDIENDRYVEIWNIVFSQFNNDGENNYTELITKNIDTGAGLERITSILQDAPTNFDTDLFLPIIREVEKFSKLRYDINNYFTKDAIQSKINTHFKIIADHIRASVNAINDGVNPSNVGRGYIIRRLIRRAYRSGMALEIQEKSFLYRLVEIVKDSLIFDINVDYVKNIIKAEEELFAKTIHEGEKLLEQELEKNQKIDMKIAFKMFDTYGFPFELTNEILKEKGISLSIDEFNQYLKEHQERSRGNQEMGMQKVINSLAIIPEKVSEFIGYDYLSSKSKVLYLLNDQEVIDKNDDPEAISYLILDKTPFYATSGGQNHDFGYLKQDGNTIEILDVFKDKFWNHVHVIRGKINSKSPVECFVDADKRLNYARNHSSTHIMFHALRQTYPNEVIEQLGSNISPEHFTFDFGLDHRPTKDEIKLIEKIMREYIHKDSKRNYIVTSIKKAQEMGAYMTIEESEYHDAKAVRVVEFEGITKDLCGGTHVERSSIIEDFKVVGVDSKGTGIYRLRVITSTALVQEYLLNEIKAKEKLLATLVEANKNFDRDYKYNFLKEIPKSTGEKEQLLDQYDQDEMAIREDYRKLLKQEQSKSIDVSNYQSEMINGRKTFIISNLDANNLRKAIVSLREANSDSLIIGLAKSEVSFFVMIASKVYDSKAIFDLLVNRFAGKGGGNRIVCQGSIDNKLEVSEIVQWIKKDLNA, encoded by the coding sequence ATGTTATCATCAAAACAAATTAGACAAATGTGATTAGATTTTTTCAAATCAAAAGGACACTTAGTTGTCGAGTCAAAATCACTAATTCCGCAAAATGACCCATCACTACTGTGAATTAATTCTGGAGTAGCAACACTAAAAGATTACTTTAGCGGCAAAAAAGTTCCACCTGCCAAAAGAATTACCAACTCACAAAAATCAATTAGAACAAATGACATTGAAAATGTTGGTATTACTGCCCGTCACCATACATTTTTTGAAATGTTGGGTAACTTTTCAATTGGTGATTATTTCAAAAAAGAGGCAATTGAATTTGGCTATGAGTTTATTTTTGACGTACTTAAATTAGCAAAGGATAAAATCTATATTACTTATTTTTCAGAAGACACAGATACTTACAATTTCTGAGTTAAATGTGGAATTGATCCTAGTCACATGATTAAAGGTAGTCGTGAAACTAATTTTTGAGATGTTGGTCAGGGTCCTTGTGGTCCTGATACTGAAATATTTTTTGACCGTGGTGAAAAATATGACAAACGCGGAATTGAACTATTGATAAATGATATTGAAAATGACCGTTATGTTGAAATTTGAAATATTGTTTTTTCACAATTTAATAATGATGGTGAAAATAATTACACTGAGTTAATTACCAAAAATATCGATACTGGGGCAGGACTTGAAAGAATTACTTCAATTCTACAGGATGCTCCAACTAACTTCGATACTGACTTATTTTTACCAATTATTCGTGAAGTTGAAAAATTCAGCAAACTAAGATATGATATCAATAATTACTTCACAAAAGATGCTATTCAAAGTAAGATTAATACACACTTTAAAATTATCGCTGATCATATTCGAGCTTCGGTTAATGCAATTAATGATGGAGTAAACCCATCAAATGTTGGAAGGGGCTATATTATTCGTCGCCTTATTCGTCGTGCATACCGTTCTGGAATGGCTCTAGAGATTCAAGAAAAATCATTTTTGTACCGTTTAGTTGAAATTGTTAAGGATTCATTAATTTTTGATATTAATGTTGACTATGTTAAAAATATTATTAAAGCAGAAGAAGAGTTATTTGCCAAAACTATTCATGAAGGAGAAAAACTTCTTGAACAAGAACTTGAAAAAAACCAAAAAATTGACATGAAAATCGCTTTCAAAATGTTTGATACTTATGGTTTCCCTTTTGAATTAACTAATGAAATTTTAAAAGAAAAAGGTATTAGTTTAAGTATCGATGAGTTTAATCAATATTTAAAAGAACATCAAGAACGTTCACGTGGAAATCAAGAAATGGGAATGCAAAAAGTAATTAACTCACTAGCAATTATTCCTGAAAAAGTATCTGAATTTATCGGTTATGATTATCTAAGTAGCAAATCAAAAGTTTTATACTTACTAAATGACCAAGAAGTAATTGATAAAAATGATGATCCTGAAGCAATTTCATATCTTATTTTAGATAAAACCCCATTTTATGCAACAAGTGGTGGACAAAATCACGATTTTGGTTATCTAAAACAAGATGGTAATACAATTGAAATTCTAGATGTATTTAAGGATAAATTTTGAAATCATGTTCACGTTATAAGAGGCAAAATTAATAGTAAGTCTCCAGTTGAATGTTTTGTTGATGCTGACAAACGTCTTAACTACGCTAGAAATCACTCATCAACTCACATTATGTTTCATGCCCTAAGGCAAACTTATCCAAACGAAGTTATTGAACAACTTGGTTCGAATATTAGCCCTGAACATTTTACTTTTGACTTTGGTTTAGATCATCGTCCAACTAAAGATGAAATAAAATTAATTGAAAAAATTATGCGTGAATACATTCATAAGGATTCGAAGAGAAATTACATTGTTACATCAATTAAGAAGGCCCAAGAAATGGGTGCTTACATGACAATCGAAGAATCTGAATATCATGATGCTAAGGCGGTCAGAGTTGTTGAATTTGAGGGAATAACTAAAGATTTATGTGGTGGAACTCACGTTGAAAGATCAAGTATCATCGAGGATTTCAAGGTTGTTGGTGTTGACTCTAAAGGAACAGGAATTTATCGACTAAGAGTCATTACCTCAACTGCATTGGTACAGGAGTATTTATTAAATGAAATTAAAGCAAAAGAGAAATTATTGGCAACATTAGTTGAAGCTAATAAAAACTTTGACCGTGATTATAAATATAATTTTCTAAAAGAAATTCCTAAATCAACCGGAGAAAAAGAGCAACTATTAGATCAATATGATCAAGATGAAATGGCGATTCGTGAAGATTATCGGAAATTGCTAAAACAAGAACAATCGAAAAGTATTGACGTTTCTAACTATCAATCAGAAATGATTAATGGAAGAAAAACATTCATCATTTCAAATTTAGATGCCAATAATCTGCGAAAAGCTATTGTTTCGTTGCGAGAAGCCAATAGCGACTCTTTAATAATAGGACTTGCCAAATCTGAGGTTTCATTCTTTGTTATGATTGCTTCTAAGGTATATGATTCAAAAGCAATTTTTGATTTATTAGTTAATAGATTTGCTGGTAAGGGTGGCGGAAATAGAATCGTATGTCAAGGATCGATTGATAATAAATTAGAAGTTTCGGAAATAGTTCAATGAATTAAAAAGGACCTGAATGCGTAA
- the ruvX gene encoding Holliday junction resolvase RuvX, translated as MRKLCLDLGTKSCGFAISDPLGIIVSGLENYNFEENHFKLVISRVLFYLNESVYKNEIDTIVLGYPLRMDLSKSKRTYMVERFASRLAEVISIPIEFQDERQSTINAEEILLTAGYNSKKRKSKKDSLAAQLILEDYLRRESC; from the coding sequence ATGCGTAAACTTTGTTTGGATTTGGGAACTAAAAGCTGTGGATTTGCAATATCTGATCCGCTTGGAATAATTGTTAGTGGTCTTGAAAATTATAATTTCGAAGAAAACCATTTTAAATTAGTAATTAGCAGGGTTTTATTTTATCTTAATGAAAGTGTTTATAAAAACGAAATTGATACGATTGTTTTAGGCTATCCACTTAGAATGGATTTATCAAAAAGTAAACGAACGTATATGGTTGAAAGATTTGCTAGTCGATTAGCAGAAGTTATTTCAATTCCCATTGAATTTCAAGATGAAAGACAAAGCACAATCAATGCTGAAGAGATACTATTAACTGCCGGTTATAATTCCAAAAAGCGCAAGAGTAAAAAAGATTCATTAGCTGCTCAACTAATTTTAGAAGATTACTTAAGGAGAGAGTCATGCTAA